The Candidatus Nezhaarchaeota archaeon DNA window AAGAATGTGAATCAATTAAACGCTTAAGGTGATTTAATTTTTGATAGGAGCAAAGGAGGTAGCATAGTGGCGATCTATAAACCTAGGGCATTTGGTAACTTAATAGGTGAAGTTATAGCTAAAAAGATATGCTGTAAATGTGGTCTTTGTGTTTCATCTTGTCCAGTGAATTCAATTATAATGACTGAAGATGGTCCCAAACTTATCAGTCCATGTAAACAGTGCGAGGCATGCTACTACAGTTGCCCTAGAAGTCAAGCTTTTTCGAAGGAGCTACTTGAAGCCTCTATAGATGGCGGGAATAGGGATGACCTCTTAGGAAAGTACGTCAAAATTATTAGTGCAAGAACTACGCTTGAAGAGGTAAGGGCAAGAGGGCAGGATGGTGGTGTTGCCACTACCCTTTTGATGTATGCTATTAAGAACAAGATAATAGATGGGGCCGTGGTAACATCGAAAGGTCATCAGGACCCATGGAAACCAGTACCTAAACTAGCATTAACCATAGAGGATGTTCTGAGCGCTGCTGGGGCAAAGTACTCTAATTGCCCAAACTTAATAGCCTTGGGGGATGCTGTATTCTGTTACTACCTTAACAAGGTTTGCGTGGTTGGAGTACCGTGCCAGGTTGCTGCAGCACGAAACGTTAAGGTTCAGCCAAGAGCCGCAACAAAGGTAGGAGATAAAATAGCATTCATCATTGGGCTTTTCTGCGTAGAGACGTTTAATCATAAGAGATTCCTGGAGTACTTGACGGCTCGCAATATTGACGTTCAAAAAGTATCCAAGTTCGACATTAAGGAAAGTAAGTTCAAAGCTTACGTGGGGAATGATGAGGTCCTATGCATTCCTGTGAAGGAATTAAAGGATTGTGTTAACGAATTCTGCTACGTGTGTAGAGACCTTACAGCACTTTATGCAGACATATCTATTGGAGCTGTTGGATCCCAACGTGGATGGTCAACCGTCATAATAAGAACCAGTCAAGGAGCTGAGCTATTTGAGGGGGCAGTCAAAGAGGGTTACCTGGAGGTCAAGGACATAGGAGAGGGGATTACTGTACTAAAAAGGCTGGCTGAGAAGAAAGCTTCTGGCAAGTGGTTACTCCAGGTATAATGCTGGCTTGT harbors:
- a CDS encoding Coenzyme F420 hydrogenase/dehydrogenase, beta subunit C-terminal domain; protein product: MAIYKPRAFGNLIGEVIAKKICCKCGLCVSSCPVNSIIMTEDGPKLISPCKQCEACYYSCPRSQAFSKELLEASIDGGNRDDLLGKYVKIISARTTLEEVRARGQDGGVATTLLMYAIKNKIIDGAVVTSKGHQDPWKPVPKLALTIEDVLSAAGAKYSNCPNLIALGDAVFCYYLNKVCVVGVPCQVAAARNVKVQPRAATKVGDKIAFIIGLFCVETFNHKRFLEYLTARNIDVQKVSKFDIKESKFKAYVGNDEVLCIPVKELKDCVNEFCYVCRDLTALYADISIGAVGSQRGWSTVIIRTSQGAELFEGAVKEGYLEVKDIGEGITVLKRLAEKKASGKWLLQV